A genomic stretch from Chitinophaga agri includes:
- a CDS encoding polysaccharide deacetylase family protein: MFYLTKTPGLLKALYKNCTWNFSPARPSVYLTFDDGPHPVATPYVLEQLRKYEAKATFFCIGKNVIAHPEIYQRILEEGHHIGNHTHNHLNGWKTGTDKYIENILEARKYISSPLFRPPYGRITPFQVKHLKKVVPNAQVIMWDVLSADFDTERSGEECVQNVVFKAKAGSIIVFHDSTKAWDRLEYALPRVLEYFHKQKLAMEAIPY, encoded by the coding sequence ATGTTTTATCTTACGAAAACACCCGGGCTACTGAAAGCACTGTATAAAAACTGTACCTGGAACTTTTCCCCGGCCAGGCCATCCGTATACCTCACTTTCGATGATGGTCCCCATCCGGTGGCCACCCCTTATGTGCTGGAACAACTCCGTAAGTATGAAGCCAAAGCTACTTTCTTCTGTATAGGGAAGAACGTTATAGCGCACCCGGAGATCTATCAGCGGATACTGGAAGAAGGGCATCATATTGGTAATCATACCCATAACCACCTGAACGGCTGGAAGACGGGTACGGACAAATATATTGAGAACATCCTTGAAGCACGTAAATATATCAGCTCACCGCTGTTTCGTCCACCTTATGGCCGGATCACCCCTTTTCAGGTAAAACATCTGAAGAAGGTGGTTCCAAATGCGCAGGTGATCATGTGGGATGTTTTAAGCGCTGATTTTGATACAGAAAGGAGTGGAGAGGAGTGTGTGCAGAATGTAGTATTTAAGGCAAAGGCGGGCTCTATTATTGTGTTTCATGACAGTACGAAGGCCTGGGACCGGCTGGAATATGCCTTACCGAGGGTGCTTGAGTATTTTCACAAGCAAAAGCTGGCAATGGAAGCCATCCCTTATTAA
- a CDS encoding TatD family hydrolase: MNWIDTHAHLYGEEFAEDRTAVVERALAAGVSKLYLPNIDSSSIDGMLALETQFPGQCFAMMGVHPCYVNENVDQELAVVTDWLAKRAFNAIGEIGLDFYWDKTHVEQQYKAFRRQLELARDYSIPVAIHSRESTRECIDEVRALQDGRLSGVFHCFSGTLEEAREIIDLGFYLGIGGVVTFKKSGLDKLLEEIDMENIVLETDAPYLAPVPYRGKRNESAYIPLIGEKIADVKNLKIADVAAITTNNALKLFKTL, from the coding sequence ATGAACTGGATAGACACACACGCCCATTTATATGGGGAGGAATTTGCGGAAGACAGGACGGCAGTAGTAGAACGGGCGTTGGCTGCGGGCGTGTCCAAATTATATCTGCCAAACATTGACAGCAGTTCCATAGACGGGATGCTGGCATTAGAGACACAGTTTCCGGGGCAATGTTTCGCGATGATGGGCGTACATCCCTGTTATGTGAATGAGAATGTGGACCAGGAGCTGGCGGTTGTAACTGACTGGTTAGCAAAACGTGCCTTTAATGCTATCGGAGAGATCGGGCTGGACTTTTACTGGGACAAGACACATGTTGAGCAGCAATACAAAGCTTTCCGCAGGCAGCTGGAGCTGGCGCGGGACTACAGTATACCAGTAGCGATTCACAGCCGGGAAAGTACCCGGGAATGTATTGATGAGGTACGCGCATTACAGGATGGCCGTTTATCAGGCGTTTTTCACTGTTTTTCCGGCACGCTGGAAGAAGCCAGAGAGATCATTGACCTGGGCTTCTACCTTGGGATCGGTGGTGTGGTGACTTTCAAGAAGTCAGGACTCGATAAACTACTGGAAGAGATCGACATGGAAAACATCGTCCTTGAAACGGATGCGCCCTACCTGGCACCGGTACCATACCGGGGAAAAAGGAATGAAAGTGCATACATTCCGCTGATCGGTGAAAAGATCGCAGATGTAAAAAATCTAAAAATAGCGGATGTAGCTGCAATTACGACAAACAACGCGCTGAAATTATTCAAAACCCTTTAA
- a CDS encoding asparaginase, protein MSKILIIYTGGTVGMIYDEKTKALRPIGFNEIRNNLPELYRMGIDFYVYAFNPPIDSSDMQPEIWVELASIIEDRYDRYDGFVILHGSDTMSFTASALSFMLENLSKPVILTGSQLPIGKIRTDAKENIITAMEIASTRHNGQVVVPEVCIYFDFALFRGNRSKKYNAEKFEAFYSMNYPPLAEAGIDIKYKTQFVLPCPDKPLKVHKHLDDNVTVLKMFPGITRKVVEAILGVNGLRGVIMETFGSGNTNTQPWFIECLKKAIDRGVVIVDITQCDGGSVELGKYETSSLLQQIGVISGHDMTFEAAITKLMFVLGQNLDAASTKAMIETSLRGELTANTNDWEAI, encoded by the coding sequence ATGAGTAAAATCCTGATAATTTATACAGGGGGCACCGTTGGGATGATCTACGACGAGAAAACCAAAGCCTTGCGTCCTATCGGTTTTAATGAAATACGTAACAATCTTCCGGAACTATACCGTATGGGGATTGACTTTTACGTATATGCTTTTAATCCGCCAATCGATTCGTCAGACATGCAGCCCGAGATATGGGTGGAACTGGCGTCTATTATAGAAGACCGTTACGACCGGTATGACGGATTTGTCATTCTTCATGGTTCTGATACCATGTCCTTTACCGCTTCAGCATTGAGTTTTATGCTGGAAAATCTCTCCAAGCCTGTAATCCTGACCGGTTCACAGCTACCGATCGGCAAGATCCGTACAGATGCAAAGGAGAACATCATCACCGCTATGGAAATAGCGTCCACCCGTCATAACGGGCAGGTGGTCGTGCCTGAAGTCTGCATTTATTTTGACTTCGCGCTTTTCCGTGGTAACCGTTCCAAGAAGTATAATGCCGAGAAATTCGAGGCGTTCTATTCCATGAACTACCCACCCCTGGCAGAAGCAGGCATTGACATCAAATACAAAACACAGTTTGTATTACCTTGCCCTGACAAGCCACTAAAAGTACATAAACACCTGGATGATAACGTCACCGTACTGAAGATGTTCCCGGGCATCACCCGCAAAGTTGTAGAAGCAATTTTAGGCGTAAACGGGCTTCGTGGGGTGATCATGGAGACTTTCGGCAGTGGTAATACCAATACACAGCCCTGGTTCATAGAATGCCTGAAAAAGGCGATTGACAGGGGTGTGGTCATCGTGGATATCACGCAGTGTGATGGTGGTTCCGTAGAGCTGGGTAAATATGAAACCAGTTCGCTGTTACAGCAGATCGGAGTGATCAGTGGTCATGACATGACTTTCGAAGCAGCTATCACCAAGCTGATGTTCGTACTGGGGCAGAACCTGGATGCAGCATCGACGAAAGCGATGATCGAGACATCACTGAGAGGGGAACTGACTGCGAATACGAACGACTGGGAGGCCATTTAA
- a CDS encoding HEPN domain-containing protein, producing MLTEFKHLSKPQVAQLVELIQKIVKVVHPNKMICYGARMNTTSQWNSFMNDNKCITEERPAYDLLIIINNDEKQLDHEIIECAEIQATKVGCDVTTLVQSLGQSNRALENGNRFISTVYRKGILLYDLDKVPLSVPPDEPTIEAVIDTITNDWKKGYELAQCFFKKAIYCYENTWYEQTTFDLHQAVQHACMCMLRMYSGYRSNTHNLSRLLSLIKNFSPAPSGVFPCTTKEEIGIYNILNKAYSDARYNENYQVTAEKAQLLIGRVKALLSIAQQLYQERLLSLRSDLAIQLPVSALNVVV from the coding sequence ATGCTAACAGAATTCAAGCATCTATCAAAACCACAAGTAGCTCAATTAGTCGAGCTTATCCAGAAGATAGTAAAAGTTGTTCATCCTAACAAGATGATTTGTTATGGAGCACGTATGAACACTACTTCACAGTGGAATAGTTTCATGAATGACAACAAATGCATAACTGAAGAAAGACCTGCTTATGACCTGTTAATCATAATCAATAATGATGAGAAACAACTAGATCATGAGATTATTGAGTGTGCGGAAATACAAGCCACAAAAGTTGGCTGTGATGTGACAACCCTTGTGCAGTCCTTAGGTCAGTCGAACAGAGCATTGGAAAATGGTAATCGTTTCATTTCTACAGTATATCGTAAAGGAATACTGTTGTATGATTTGGATAAAGTGCCATTATCCGTGCCACCGGACGAACCTACGATAGAAGCAGTAATTGATACCATTACCAATGATTGGAAAAAGGGCTACGAGTTGGCCCAATGCTTTTTTAAAAAGGCAATTTATTGTTATGAGAACACATGGTATGAGCAGACTACATTTGATCTGCATCAAGCGGTACAACACGCTTGTATGTGTATGCTGAGGATGTATTCTGGTTATCGTTCCAATACACATAATTTATCCCGTCTTTTATCCTTGATTAAAAACTTCTCACCTGCACCAAGCGGTGTTTTTCCTTGTACAACAAAGGAAGAGATAGGTATTTACAATATTCTTAATAAGGCGTATTCCGATGCGCGTTACAATGAGAACTATCAGGTGACAGCTGAGAAGGCCCAGTTATTAATTGGCAGAGTAAAAGCTCTTTTATCCATCGCACAACAATTATATCAGGAAAGATTGCTTAGTCTTAGATCGGATTTGGCTATCCAGCTACCAGTAAGCGCTCTTAATGTAGTCGTATAA
- a CDS encoding sensor histidine kinase, which translates to MLISDSSNLLSHQVAQNTMHTFMGMLAHEMKTSISGICMATNMLLQDKLGARDKKFYLSSINAMSLDVLHILNNMMSSSMVNAGKLEIMPIISPIHIKKWLKSYIDQHNRLFKSKLISIKLTFNRKIPEYLITDPIKLAQILKNLLDNAFQYSPVGGIISVFVGCVGESSMFFMVTDQGKGISSDKIHLLFEPFRSFNGGFTGTGLGLYISKLYAQALGGDLTLASSDNNGSSFFLRIVNQSNK; encoded by the coding sequence ATGTTAATATCCGATAGTTCAAATCTACTCTCGCATCAAGTAGCTCAAAATACGATGCACACATTCATGGGAATGCTTGCTCATGAAATGAAAACTTCAATCTCTGGTATCTGTATGGCTACCAATATGCTTTTGCAAGACAAATTAGGAGCCCGGGACAAAAAGTTTTACTTGTCCAGTATTAATGCGATGAGCCTTGATGTATTGCACATTTTAAATAACATGATGTCGTCTTCGATGGTCAACGCGGGAAAGTTGGAGATTATGCCGATTATTTCGCCTATCCATATAAAAAAATGGCTCAAGTCTTACATTGATCAACATAATAGACTTTTCAAGTCTAAGCTAATAAGCATTAAACTAACTTTCAATCGTAAGATTCCTGAGTATCTAATTACAGACCCTATAAAACTTGCGCAAATATTGAAAAACCTTTTAGACAACGCTTTTCAATATTCTCCGGTGGGCGGCATAATATCTGTGTTTGTAGGTTGTGTCGGGGAATCCAGTATGTTTTTCATGGTTACAGATCAAGGCAAAGGCATATCTTCTGATAAAATTCACCTGTTGTTTGAACCATTTCGGTCTTTTAATGGCGGATTTACAGGTACAGGGCTCGGATTGTACATAAGTAAATTATATGCCCAAGCACTGGGTGGTGATCTTACGCTTGCAAGTAGCGATAACAATGGCTCCTCATTTTTTCTGCGAATAGTTAATCAATCCAATAAATAA
- the tnpA gene encoding IS66 family insertion sequence element accessory protein TnpA — translation MQSSNNSTIRSFTISEKKNIAMQWSQSNVKMQVFCDNHGITVSMLKNWRKQFATPAKVPRRKHFIQLTPSKASIPDIALPFAEVISLSGNRIIFHSAVNTDMLKELLNSK, via the coding sequence ATGCAATCATCCAATAATTCCACGATACGTTCATTTACAATATCGGAGAAGAAGAATATCGCGATGCAATGGAGCCAGTCAAACGTAAAGATGCAAGTGTTTTGTGATAATCATGGAATCACGGTCTCCATGCTCAAGAACTGGAGGAAGCAGTTTGCCACTCCTGCAAAAGTTCCCAGACGAAAACATTTCATTCAGCTGACACCTTCTAAGGCGAGTATACCAGATATTGCACTTCCATTCGCGGAGGTGATATCTTTATCAGGTAACAGGATAATTTTTCATTCGGCGGTCAATACAGACATGCTAAAAGAGCTACTAAACAGTAAATAA
- the tnpB gene encoding IS66 family insertion sequence element accessory protein TnpB (TnpB, as the term is used for proteins encoded by IS66 family insertion elements, is considered an accessory protein, since TnpC, encoded by a neighboring gene, is a DDE family transposase.) gives MLALSSSCRYFLYTQPIMISSSFYKLAAIVNQQMHLDPLTGDVYIFFNRRATHIKLLQWQQDGFAIYYKRLEKGTFEIPKPGGVQSSLTSTQLMLILQGIQMDKVQYRRRYFRQSADH, from the coding sequence ATGCTGGCACTCTCGTCCTCATGCAGGTATTTTCTGTATACTCAGCCAATCATGATAAGTAGTAGCTTTTACAAACTGGCGGCTATTGTCAATCAACAGATGCATTTGGATCCTTTAACCGGGGATGTCTATATTTTCTTTAACCGCAGAGCTACACATATCAAGCTACTTCAATGGCAGCAAGATGGATTTGCGATTTATTACAAGCGGCTTGAGAAGGGAACATTTGAGATTCCCAAACCAGGTGGGGTACAGTCTTCGCTTACTTCTACACAATTGATGCTTATTCTGCAAGGCATTCAGATGGATAAAGTCCAGTACCGCAGGCGGTATTTTCGACAATCTGCCGATCATTAA
- the tnpC gene encoding IS66 family transposase, protein MSTSAEDNDYKQLYESAINKVEQLQHELNQLKKMIFGVRQERFIPADKNQLALDIPTEQSAAVCNVLDAKKVTYVKVVKQDATQARDSRHTIPSHLRREDVIIDPDHIPAGSKHIGTTETEVLEYKPAEIYVVRYIRNKYLLPSADETSSKIIVGPLPTLPVAKSMMGPGLLAQLVVEKICDHLPVHRQQQRLERDGIKLPYSTLSDGFAKTAALITPIYRALVTEVLNADYLQADETSVPVLDKDKKGSTHRGYYWLYQDSINKLLVFDYQPGRGREGPAEMLKDFYGTLQTDAYSAYNSIVDTNNITLIHCLAHARRYFSDAIYSDRERAEYVLEQLQLVYQIERDSRALNHDNEKRAASRQKHSLPILKKLGSWMEDQYKQVLPQSPIGKALAYSIKRWDKLCAFVYDGKLHPDNNAAERSIRATVIGRKNYLFAGSHESAKRIAMLYSLIGTCKLHNINPSLWLKDVLMVINDHPINRIKELLPHIWITKQK, encoded by the coding sequence ATGAGTACGTCAGCAGAAGATAATGATTACAAACAGCTCTATGAGTCTGCCATCAACAAGGTTGAGCAGCTGCAGCATGAATTGAATCAGCTCAAGAAGATGATTTTCGGAGTTCGTCAGGAGCGATTTATTCCCGCAGATAAGAATCAACTGGCACTCGATATTCCAACAGAACAATCTGCTGCTGTTTGCAACGTGTTAGATGCAAAGAAGGTGACTTATGTGAAAGTTGTAAAACAAGATGCGACTCAAGCCAGAGATAGCCGTCATACCATACCATCTCACTTACGAAGAGAAGATGTAATTATAGATCCAGACCATATACCAGCTGGTAGTAAACATATTGGCACCACTGAAACTGAAGTGCTGGAATACAAACCCGCTGAAATTTATGTAGTCCGTTACATCCGTAACAAGTACCTTCTCCCATCTGCGGATGAGACGTCGTCAAAAATTATTGTTGGACCTTTGCCAACATTACCAGTTGCAAAATCGATGATGGGGCCAGGCTTACTGGCTCAACTGGTTGTTGAGAAGATCTGCGATCATCTCCCCGTGCATCGCCAGCAACAACGTCTGGAAAGAGATGGCATAAAGCTACCATACTCAACGCTGAGTGATGGTTTTGCTAAGACAGCTGCGTTAATTACTCCTATATACAGAGCGCTGGTAACAGAAGTACTCAACGCTGACTATTTGCAGGCTGATGAGACATCGGTACCAGTGCTCGACAAGGATAAGAAAGGGAGCACTCATCGGGGGTATTACTGGCTCTATCAGGATAGTATTAACAAGCTGCTTGTCTTTGATTATCAACCCGGGCGTGGCCGAGAAGGACCCGCAGAAATGCTGAAAGATTTTTATGGTACGCTGCAAACAGACGCTTACTCTGCATATAATAGCATCGTTGACACCAATAATATAACATTGATCCACTGTCTTGCTCATGCAAGAAGGTACTTCTCTGACGCTATTTACAGCGACCGAGAAAGAGCAGAATATGTATTGGAACAGTTACAGCTCGTCTATCAGATTGAACGCGATAGCAGGGCGTTAAATCACGACAATGAAAAACGAGCAGCTTCAAGACAGAAGCACTCCTTACCTATACTGAAGAAATTAGGAAGCTGGATGGAAGACCAATACAAGCAGGTACTTCCACAAAGCCCGATAGGAAAAGCCCTTGCCTATAGTATAAAACGCTGGGATAAACTCTGTGCCTTCGTGTATGATGGAAAGCTACATCCAGATAATAACGCGGCTGAGAGATCTATAAGAGCGACTGTTATAGGCCGAAAGAATTACCTCTTTGCCGGGAGCCATGAATCAGCAAAGCGAATTGCAATGCTCTACAGCCTGATCGGAACCTGTAAACTACATAACATTAATCCCAGCCTTTGGCTAAAGGACGTTTTAATGGTAATTAACGACCATCCCATCAACAGAATCAAAGAGCTCCTACCTCATATCTGGATCACGAAGCAAAAGTAA
- a CDS encoding helix-turn-helix transcriptional regulator, whose amino-acid sequence MTDSRRRYNRIKIVLLEKEKTNIWLAEQLGVSSTAVSKWCTNRNQPTVETLFKIAEILNVGVCELLVNK is encoded by the coding sequence ATGACCGATTCCAGAAGAAGATATAATAGAATCAAGATTGTATTATTGGAGAAAGAGAAAACTAATATATGGTTAGCCGAACAGTTGGGCGTAAGTTCAACCGCTGTGTCTAAATGGTGTACGAATCGGAATCAACCTACTGTAGAAACATTATTTAAAATTGCGGAAATATTAAACGTAGGAGTTTGTGAATTGCTTGTAAACAAATAA
- a CDS encoding HNH endonuclease family protein produces the protein MIYINPTRINVPAEWEEKVKELKAELLLKKPDERIDFINSKRNETWGHPEILKALRKVIGNKCWYSEVDLTGADPNIDHFRPKGAVSEIDPDSLTKTGAIAVGYWWLAFDKENFRLSSMHSNQRRVDETTQGGKWDFFPVLGSRAQEGTNVSMLKENVLPLDPCSPTDVSLMWFEPDGKPGFRNWRRVPTLDEERRMRVTIWLFHLDKHEIAVRRANAMEDVRTALKNADAIFQIWQLSGGKLDNYERNLFDNALTQIKSKIADDAPFAGAKRCVIQLAKAEYDWIQEYMII, from the coding sequence ATGATTTATATCAACCCAACGAGAATTAATGTTCCCGCTGAATGGGAGGAAAAAGTGAAGGAACTAAAAGCCGAACTACTCTTAAAAAAGCCAGATGAGAGAATAGACTTTATAAATTCAAAAAGAAATGAGACATGGGGACATCCTGAAATTTTGAAGGCTTTAAGAAAGGTTATCGGTAATAAATGTTGGTATTCTGAAGTTGATCTGACGGGCGCAGATCCTAATATAGATCATTTTCGACCTAAAGGAGCCGTTTCGGAAATAGATCCGGATAGTTTAACAAAAACAGGAGCAATAGCTGTAGGATATTGGTGGCTCGCATTTGATAAGGAGAATTTCCGTTTATCTAGTATGCACTCAAATCAAAGACGTGTTGATGAAACAACTCAAGGCGGAAAATGGGATTTTTTCCCCGTTCTTGGCAGCCGAGCACAGGAAGGCACAAATGTATCAATGCTTAAAGAAAACGTATTACCCCTTGATCCATGTTCGCCGACTGATGTTTCTCTTATGTGGTTTGAGCCTGATGGCAAACCTGGATTTCGAAATTGGCGTAGGGTACCAACATTGGACGAGGAACGGAGAATGAGAGTTACCATTTGGTTATTTCATCTTGATAAACATGAAATTGCAGTAAGAAGGGCCAATGCTATGGAGGATGTTAGGACAGCTTTAAAAAATGCTGATGCTATATTTCAAATTTGGCAATTGAGTGGAGGGAAATTGGATAATTATGAAAGAAATTTATTTGATAATGCTCTTACTCAGATAAAAAGTAAGATAGCAGATGATGCTCCATTTGCAGGCGCAAAACGCTGTGTTATTCAGCTTGCAAAGGCCGAGTATGATTGGATACAGGAATATATGATTATATAG
- a CDS encoding AAA family ATPase, whose amino-acid sequence MKISRLAIKSPWKNLNGFSVSFNTEKDIVVLLGKNGSAKSNLLESLIKIFRDIDLHDPSPFSYFLEYYIDGKAINIEAELEKYPKATIDGESITLIKLREKWVPRFVVGYYSGASDRFQELFQEHDRAALKSTLHAIRPGEKLNLRKFIYARPEHGLFALLSFYLSEDKDIDEFLKSHPRIESFASATLVLNKPSWAKKQSNPDNFWGAKGPVGDLLNNIKKHSLAPFSHTIVLSKDFRHKEKTEVTYLHLPDLRSLQELAAEYGKDPKSFFQALDTMRLSELIADFRVRVNVKGANNSIHTRQLSEGEQQLLTVLGLMRFTQDSGSLYILDEPDTHLNPAWGLDYLEKLRTIGGINKNSHTILATHDPLLVAGLVKEEIKVLTRSDVGIIRAMEPEESPRGTGVAGVLTSELYGLESQLDSFSLKVLKRIYEISLLEDYPQRAKHLQRLRKIVPGLAATDTSPDPYRNIAKLAYREAIDLVVKSEGTADLKMKAIERLSALLYKESQNL is encoded by the coding sequence ATGAAAATAAGTAGGTTAGCAATTAAGAGTCCATGGAAGAATTTAAACGGATTCTCCGTGAGTTTTAACACAGAAAAAGATATTGTTGTTTTATTGGGAAAAAATGGGTCGGCAAAAAGTAATCTTTTAGAATCTTTGATAAAGATATTTAGAGATATTGATCTTCATGATCCCTCGCCATTTTCCTATTTTTTGGAGTATTATATAGATGGAAAAGCAATAAATATCGAGGCTGAATTGGAAAAATATCCTAAAGCGACTATAGATGGAGAATCTATAACGTTAATAAAGCTGCGGGAAAAATGGGTTCCGAGATTTGTTGTTGGTTATTATTCGGGAGCAAGTGATAGGTTTCAAGAGTTATTTCAAGAACATGATCGAGCTGCATTAAAAAGTACACTGCACGCTATACGGCCCGGCGAAAAACTAAATTTAAGAAAATTTATCTATGCTAGACCTGAGCATGGTCTTTTTGCATTATTATCTTTCTATCTCTCAGAGGATAAGGACATTGATGAATTTTTGAAATCGCATCCAAGAATTGAGTCTTTTGCTTCAGCGACTTTGGTTTTAAATAAGCCAAGCTGGGCAAAGAAACAGAGTAATCCAGATAACTTTTGGGGAGCCAAAGGTCCCGTTGGCGACTTACTGAACAATATTAAAAAACATAGTTTGGCTCCTTTTAGCCACACGATTGTTCTTTCAAAAGATTTTAGGCATAAAGAGAAGACCGAAGTTACATATTTACATTTGCCAGATCTACGTTCTTTACAGGAGCTTGCGGCTGAATACGGAAAAGATCCGAAGTCTTTTTTTCAAGCCTTAGACACTATGAGGCTGAGTGAATTGATTGCTGATTTTCGAGTGAGAGTGAATGTTAAAGGTGCTAATAATTCAATACATACTCGACAGTTAAGTGAAGGAGAACAACAATTGCTGACCGTGCTAGGTTTGATGCGTTTTACTCAAGATTCTGGCTCCTTGTACATACTCGATGAGCCTGATACCCATTTAAATCCTGCTTGGGGATTAGACTATTTGGAGAAGTTGCGTACGATTGGGGGAATAAACAAAAATAGTCACACTATTTTAGCAACACATGACCCATTACTTGTTGCCGGATTAGTTAAAGAAGAAATAAAGGTTTTAACACGTTCTGATGTTGGAATAATTAGGGCTATGGAGCCTGAAGAAAGTCCAAGAGGTACTGGAGTGGCCGGAGTATTAACCAGCGAATTGTATGGATTGGAAAGTCAGTTAGATTCTTTTAGTTTAAAAGTCCTTAAGAGAATATATGAAATTTCCCTATTAGAGGACTATCCACAAAGAGCAAAACATCTTCAAAGATTACGGAAGATAGTACCAGGTCTGGCTGCTACTGATACATCTCCCGACCCCTATAGAAATATTGCAAAATTGGCATATCGGGAGGCTATCGACCTTGTAGTAAAGTCCGAGGGGACTGCGGATTTGAAAATGAAAGCCATTGAAAGGTTATCCGCTCTACTGTATAAAGAATCCCAAAATTTGTAA
- a CDS encoding restriction endonuclease subunit S, which produces MDLGSLPQGWCMTKIGEISTMIFRGKSPRYSNLSSLPIINQKSVRWNGIVSEYLKYVHSDQIDGWPEEKLAQDGDILWNSTGTGTIGRACIFKADLIRMPVAVDSHITIVRVLKEIVEPEYLLFWIKTPYVQNEILRLATGSTNQIELTKHIVENLRVPLPPLSEQRKIVDKIKLISSKLGAINDRLVRMDEQLVSFKNLILLDAYSGRLLNENADLEKWKYIEADEICEKVQSGGTPKSGFSEENDIPFLKIYNIVNQKIDFKKKEQYISNKVNEGELLRSQAFPNDVLMNIVGPPLGKVAIIPNTFPVWNINQALVLFRGNSKIMSEWIYYVLCSGKHVESVINDTSGSAGQINISLTQCRKFVFPVPPKSIQQKLVNKIKSLFYSADTIQSKINNSKRTIESVEPFILEQAFSGKLIDYTSTENKMTLETIATVKANFINEMSMNSSKHTTKKVVSKKEVKSVRKYEELIDRLMALGGSAYPADLLAATKLENDVDSFFYYLKQAKDKNILDVPIGRHGLIKIANNENK; this is translated from the coding sequence TCAAACCTAAGTAGCTTACCAATTATCAATCAAAAATCAGTTAGATGGAACGGGATTGTGAGTGAGTATTTGAAGTATGTCCACTCTGATCAGATTGACGGTTGGCCAGAAGAGAAATTAGCACAGGATGGAGACATCTTGTGGAATAGCACGGGGACCGGAACCATTGGTCGAGCATGCATTTTCAAAGCGGATTTAATTAGAATGCCAGTTGCTGTTGATAGTCATATAACAATTGTAAGGGTATTGAAAGAAATAGTTGAGCCAGAGTATCTTTTATTTTGGATCAAGACTCCATATGTTCAAAACGAAATACTTCGCTTGGCTACAGGGAGTACAAATCAAATTGAATTAACAAAACATATAGTAGAAAATCTTCGGGTCCCATTGCCGCCTCTTTCCGAGCAACGTAAGATAGTTGATAAAATTAAGCTTATAAGTTCCAAACTTGGTGCTATAAATGATAGGTTAGTTAGAATGGATGAACAGCTTGTATCATTTAAAAATCTGATCCTACTCGATGCATATTCTGGGAGATTATTAAATGAAAACGCTGATCTAGAAAAATGGAAATATATTGAGGCAGACGAAATCTGCGAAAAAGTTCAAAGTGGTGGTACACCGAAATCTGGATTTAGTGAGGAGAACGATATTCCATTTTTAAAAATATATAACATTGTTAATCAAAAGATCGACTTTAAGAAGAAGGAGCAATACATTTCCAATAAAGTAAATGAAGGTGAGTTATTACGATCGCAAGCTTTTCCAAATGACGTTCTAATGAATATAGTTGGCCCTCCACTTGGTAAAGTTGCTATAATTCCTAACACTTTTCCAGTTTGGAATATTAACCAAGCATTAGTATTATTTAGAGGTAATTCGAAAATAATGTCTGAGTGGATTTACTATGTATTGTGTTCTGGAAAGCACGTTGAATCAGTTATTAATGATACTAGTGGATCAGCAGGACAAATAAATATTTCTTTAACGCAATGTAGAAAATTTGTATTTCCTGTTCCTCCAAAGTCTATCCAACAGAAATTAGTAAATAAGATAAAAAGTTTATTTTATTCGGCAGATACGATTCAGAGTAAGATAAATAACTCTAAGAGGACGATAGAAAGTGTCGAACCGTTTATATTAGAGCAAGCTTTTAGCGGAAAATTAATTGACTATACAAGTACCGAAAATAAGATGACATTGGAAACAATAGCGACTGTAAAAGCGAACTTCATAAACGAAATGTCCATGAATTCCAGCAAGCATACAACAAAAAAAGTCGTTTCAAAAAAAGAGGTCAAATCTGTAAGAAAGTATGAGGAATTAATAGACAGACTTATGGCCTTGGGAGGATCTGCCTATCCTGCAGATTTGCTAGCAGCAACTAAGTTAGAGAATGATGTTGATTCATTTTTTTATTATTTAAAGCAAGCGAAAGATAAGAATATTCTTGATGTGCCTATTGGTAGACATGGATTAATCAAAATTGCAAACAATGAAAATAAGTAG